A stretch of Abyssogena phaseoliformis symbiont OG214 DNA encodes these proteins:
- a CDS encoding ATP-binding cassette domain-containing protein: MPLITLDNISLSFSDKPILNKVSSTIHKGDKIALIGRNGEGKSTFIRILAGTIEPDDGKLKIKKGTKISYLEQTLPQNNDKNLFNIVAEGLGEMGIILKQYQHLINDGKLEQASEVQEKIDQLNGWPYLHKIQAILNRFTLNADTILSTLSGGWRRRVMLAQALIQEPDVLLLDEPTNHMDITAILDLERMLKDYHSTLVLISHDRSFIKGIVNRVFDLDRGNLSVFNCGYVDYVKRKDEQLHAEEIANARFDKKLAQEETWIRQGIKARRTRNEGRVRALQSMRESFINRRAKKGQVKIHALDDENRVSKLVFEVKKINYQIADIKLIENFSMLVLKGEKIGIIGGNGTGKSTFIKLLLDELQPDSGSIRRSKTIKLAYFDQMREYLDPNMKAMDFVSEGRERIDIGGKSKHIIGYLRQFLFTGKQAMAPIRMFSGGERNRLMLAKILSQPANLLVLDEPTNDLDVETLELLEEMLVDYSGTLILISHDRTFLNNVVDSTVVMDGDGVINQYAGGYDDYLIQKQDKLDQKKDKPKVKTTKKPTINTKKLSYKQQQTLKDLPKKIEQIEIKIGQIQLQLSDPEFFQQEKSQDALITLARLEADLERYYEKWEALE; this comes from the coding sequence ATGCCACTTATTACGCTTGACAATATTTCTCTTAGTTTTTCTGACAAACCTATCTTAAACAAGGTAAGTTCAACCATCCATAAAGGCGATAAAATCGCACTCATTGGTAGAAATGGCGAAGGAAAATCTACTTTTATACGCATTCTTGCTGGCACAATTGAGCCAGATGATGGCAAATTAAAAATTAAAAAAGGCACCAAAATTAGCTACTTAGAGCAAACACTGCCACAAAATAATGACAAAAATCTATTTAACATTGTGGCAGAAGGTCTGGGAGAAATGGGCATTATTCTCAAACAGTACCAGCATTTAATTAATGATGGAAAATTAGAGCAGGCTAGCGAGGTACAAGAGAAAATTGATCAGTTAAATGGCTGGCCATATTTACATAAAATTCAAGCTATTCTTAATCGTTTTACGCTCAATGCTGATACAATTTTATCCACACTTTCTGGTGGTTGGAGAAGGCGAGTAATGCTGGCTCAAGCGTTAATCCAAGAGCCGGATGTGTTATTGCTTGATGAGCCAACTAATCACATGGACATTACTGCCATTCTTGACCTTGAGCGTATGCTAAAAGATTATCATAGCACCTTGGTGCTTATTAGTCATGATCGTTCATTTATTAAAGGCATTGTTAATCGCGTGTTTGATCTTGATCGTGGCAATTTATCAGTATTTAATTGTGGTTATGTTGATTACGTCAAACGCAAAGATGAACAACTGCATGCTGAAGAAATTGCCAATGCGCGATTTGACAAAAAACTTGCGCAAGAAGAAACTTGGATTAGGCAAGGCATTAAAGCCAGACGTACTCGCAATGAAGGGCGTGTTCGTGCTTTACAATCTATGCGTGAATCGTTTATAAATCGCCGTGCGAAAAAAGGTCAAGTTAAAATCCACGCACTGGATGATGAAAACCGCGTTTCCAAATTGGTTTTTGAAGTTAAAAAAATTAACTACCAAATTGCTGACATTAAACTGATTGAAAATTTTTCTATGCTGGTTTTAAAAGGTGAAAAAATCGGTATTATTGGTGGCAATGGCACAGGAAAATCTACTTTCATTAAACTCCTGCTTGATGAATTACAACCTGATAGTGGCTCTATTCGCAGGTCAAAAACCATTAAATTAGCCTACTTTGACCAAATGCGTGAATATCTTGATCCTAACATGAAAGCCATGGATTTCGTCTCTGAAGGTCGTGAACGTATTGATATTGGTGGAAAAAGTAAGCATATTATTGGCTACTTGCGTCAATTCTTATTTACTGGAAAGCAAGCCATGGCACCGATTAGAATGTTTTCTGGCGGTGAAAGAAATCGCCTCATGTTGGCTAAAATTTTATCCCAACCTGCCAATTTATTGGTGCTTGATGAGCCAACCAATGACCTTGATGTTGAAACGCTTGAATTGTTAGAAGAAATGCTAGTAGATTATAGCGGCACTTTAATTTTAATCTCACATGATAGGACTTTCTTAAATAATGTTGTTGACTCTACAGTTGTTATGGATGGCGATGGCGTTATCAACCAATATGCTGGTGGTTATGATGATTACTTGATTCAAAAACAAGACAAATTAGACCAGAAAAAAGACAAACCTAAAGTTAAAACAACTAAAAAACCAACAATAAACACTAAAAAATTAAGCTACAAACAACAGCAAACACTTAAAGATTTGCCAAAAAAAATTGAACAAATTGAAATAAAAATCGGTCAAATTCAATTACAATTATCAGACCCTGAGTTTTTTCAACAAGAAAAATCTCAAGATGCCTTAATCACACTTGCCAGATTAGAGGCTGACCTTGAAAGATATTATGAAAAATGGGAGGCTTTAGAATGA
- a CDS encoding MlaC/ttg2D family ABC transporter substrate-binding protein translates to MIKTLLIILSILPINSALAIDKTPNTTHQAIVDIIDPPNSAALNVMVSVLSSLKELKKQKKATKQNIEALVRLKLLPNIAIGVSTKIVLSKHWDGLNIQQKQFFQYYVSESLIQDYAGVLSSYGKLDSVHISVDPDVKRKDDKAIVKLIINVNDDPKPSIISLKMIRLNTWHVYDIVFSGISIVKNYRAQFNSYIRRKGIDSLILKSKKKLEKLSK, encoded by the coding sequence GTGATTAAAACACTCCTTATTATATTATCTATTTTGCCTATAAATTCTGCTTTAGCAATAGATAAAACGCCAAATACAACTCATCAAGCAATTGTGGATATTATTGACCCGCCTAATTCAGCCGCACTTAATGTTATGGTTAGCGTCCTAAGTTCTTTAAAAGAATTAAAAAAACAAAAAAAAGCCACAAAGCAAAATATCGAAGCTTTAGTTCGACTAAAGCTTCTGCCTAATATCGCCATAGGCGTGTCCACTAAAATTGTATTAAGCAAACATTGGGATGGCTTGAACATCCAACAAAAACAGTTTTTTCAATACTATGTCTCAGAATCTTTAATTCAAGATTATGCAGGTGTTTTATCCAGTTATGGCAAACTTGACAGTGTTCACATCTCAGTAGATCCTGACGTTAAACGCAAGGATGATAAAGCCATTGTAAAATTAATTATTAACGTTAATGATGACCCAAAACCCAGTATTATTTCTCTAAAAATGATACGTCTTAACACTTGGCATGTATATGACATTGTATTTTCTGGCATCAGTATTGTTAAAAATTATCGTGCTCAATTTAACTCATATATTAGACGAAAAGGCATTGACAGCTTGATTCTAAAGTCAAAAAAGAAACTTGAAAAATTGTCTAAATAA
- a CDS encoding MazG nucleotide pyrophosphohydrolase domain-containing protein encodes MNQDSYQSMLAIVQSFHDKHDFKNHGGEDLAYRVALMAEELGEISACVTKGKSNEDLAEESADLLILLIGTAISASFDLNQAFWKKMEKLNKRQSRMVNGKIRVSEFRGVDK; translated from the coding sequence ATGAATCAAGATTCTTATCAGTCCATGTTGGCAATCGTGCAATCATTTCACGATAAGCATGATTTTAAAAATCATGGCGGTGAAGATTTGGCTTATCGTGTGGCATTAATGGCAGAAGAGTTGGGTGAAATATCTGCTTGTGTGACCAAGGGAAAATCTAATGAAGATTTGGCAGAAGAATCAGCAGATTTATTGATTTTATTGATAGGTACGGCGATTAGTGCTAGTTTTGACCTTAATCAAGCCTTCTGGAAAAAGATGGAAAAACTTAACAAACGTCAATCAAGAATGGTTAATGGAAAAATTAGGGTGTCTGAATTTCGAGGTGTGGATAAATGA
- a CDS encoding cytochrome c-type biogenesis protein: MRYFIQFLLLLELINPAYAESIEAKSFVNSQQQQLYQTLINEIRCPVCQGQSIGSSNAGLAKDLREKVRELILKQNTDDSIRKFMTDRYGDFVVFKPPVNKNTYLLWFAPFVFLALGLFFLVRSLSTKKPNVKSTVDTTKAKDLLK, translated from the coding sequence GTGCGCTATTTTATTCAATTTTTATTACTATTAGAACTTATTAATCCTGCTTATGCTGAGAGTATTGAAGCTAAAAGTTTTGTTAATAGTCAGCAGCAACAACTCTATCAGACGTTAATTAACGAGATTCGCTGTCCAGTTTGTCAAGGTCAAAGCATTGGCAGTTCGAATGCGGGATTGGCTAAAGATTTACGCGAAAAAGTCAGAGAATTAATATTAAAGCAAAATACCGATGATAGTATTCGGAAGTTTATGACGGATCGATATGGCGATTTTGTCGTGTTTAAACCACCGGTTAACAAAAATACCTATTTGTTATGGTTTGCACCTTTTGTGTTTTTGGCTTTAGGCCTGTTCTTTTTAGTACGCTCTTTATCAACTAAAAAACCTAATGTTAAAAGCACTGTAGATACAACCAAGGCTAAAGATTTATTAAAATGA
- the murA gene encoding UDP-N-acetylglucosamine 1-carboxyvinyltransferase, translated as MYKLIINGGITLNGHIKAAGSKNSSLPILFASILANSPITLTNTPHLSDVSTTLRLLMDMGAEFILESDNSLFVDSSKLTNLVAQYNLVKTMRASILALGPMLAKYGKAKISLPGGCAIGSRPVNLHLKALEDLGAFIKVENGYIYATAKKLIGTEIHFDQISVTATENIIMAATLATGTTTIHNTAQEPEIVDLVNCLIKMGAKISGAGTSIVAIEGVDELSGVTYAVCPDRIEVGTYLVAAAITGGKITIKNVRYQSMRAILAKLFETGADIKTEKNSITLDMKGKRPKAVNIKTSTYPNFPTDMQAQFTALNAIADGHSTITETIFENRFMHIPELSRMGASLALEGNTVVCKGVKSLTGAHLMATDLRASASLVLAGLAATGTTTIERVYHLDRGYETIEEKLKLLGAQIERVQD; from the coding sequence ATGTATAAGCTTATTATTAATGGGGGTATTACTCTAAATGGCCACATTAAAGCCGCGGGGTCAAAAAACTCATCTTTACCCATTTTATTTGCCTCAATATTGGCTAATAGCCCCATTACTTTAACCAACACACCACATTTAAGTGACGTTTCAACCACGCTTAGGTTATTAATGGATATGGGCGCAGAATTTATACTAGAATCAGACAATTCTTTGTTTGTAGATAGCTCAAAGTTAACCAACTTGGTTGCTCAGTACAATTTAGTTAAAACCATGCGTGCTTCAATTTTAGCACTCGGACCAATGCTTGCCAAATATGGTAAAGCAAAAATATCCCTACCTGGTGGCTGTGCAATTGGCTCACGCCCTGTTAATTTACACTTAAAGGCATTAGAAGATTTAGGTGCTTTTATTAAGGTTGAAAACGGCTATATTTACGCTACAGCTAAAAAACTCATTGGCACTGAAATACATTTTGACCAAATTTCAGTGACTGCCACTGAAAACATCATCATGGCAGCAACTTTGGCAACAGGTACAACCACCATTCATAATACCGCACAAGAGCCTGAAATTGTAGATTTGGTTAATTGCTTAATTAAAATGGGTGCGAAAATTTCTGGTGCTGGCACTTCAATTGTCGCCATTGAAGGGGTTGATGAATTATCAGGCGTGACTTATGCAGTTTGTCCTGATCGGATTGAGGTAGGCACTTATCTTGTTGCTGCAGCCATCACAGGTGGCAAAATTACCATTAAAAATGTGCGTTATCAATCAATGCGCGCCATTCTTGCAAAATTATTTGAAACTGGTGCAGACATTAAGACTGAAAAAAATTCAATCACGCTTGATATGAAAGGAAAACGACCCAAGGCTGTTAATATAAAAACCAGTACTTATCCAAATTTCCCCACAGACATGCAAGCACAATTTACAGCACTCAATGCCATTGCTGATGGGCATAGCACCATTACTGAAACTATTTTTGAAAATAGATTTATGCACATTCCTGAATTATCACGCATGGGCGCAAGCCTCGCTTTAGAAGGCAACACCGTTGTTTGCAAAGGGGTAAAATCTTTGACAGGTGCGCATTTAATGGCAACCGACTTAAGGGCTTCAGCATCCTTGGTATTGGCAGGACTAGCAGCAACAGGCACCACAACGATTGAACGTGTTTATCATCTAGATCGTGGTTACGAAACCATTGAGGAAAAATTAAAACTACTAGGCGCTCAAATTGAACGCGTACAGGATTAA
- the lysS gene encoding lysine--tRNA ligase yields the protein MSDQDNNKLMIERKSKLALLREAGNPFVNNFKPENLAQDIIQKFDGFSKEVLAQKNVQVSIAGRMMLKRVMGKASFTHVQDSSGQIQLFITRDELPESFYNEQFKKWDIGDIIGAIGVLFKTNVGELSIRISDIKLLTKSLRPLPEKFHGLSNQEIRYRQRYVDLIMSENSRNTFKRRSQIVGYIRNFFNNHNFIEVETPMLQTIPGGAIAKPFETHHNTLDMPMYLRIAPELYLKRLIVGGMDKVFEINRNFRNEGLSTRHNPEFTMIEFYQAYATYHDLMNLTERLFRGIALDVCDSANIHYQGDDFDFSKPFERISVFDSILQYNPRLTAADLNQDNAKKTAEELGIQVKENWGLGKIQIEIFEATVEEKLIQPTFITQYPTEVSPLARCNDDNPFITDRFELFIGGREIANGFSELNDAQEQAERFKKQVTEKDTGDDEAMHYDADYIRALEYGMPPTAGEGIGIDRLVMLFTDSPSIRDVLLFPHMRPEVK from the coding sequence GTGAGCGACCAAGATAACAATAAATTAATGATTGAAAGAAAATCAAAATTGGCTTTATTAAGAGAAGCTGGCAATCCATTTGTTAATAATTTTAAGCCTGAAAATTTAGCGCAAGATATTATTCAAAAATTTGACGGTTTTTCTAAAGAAGTGTTGGCGCAAAAAAATGTGCAAGTATCTATAGCAGGGCGGATGATGCTCAAGCGTGTGATGGGCAAAGCTAGTTTTACACATGTACAAGATTCTAGTGGACAAATTCAGCTTTTTATCACTCGTGATGAGTTGCCTGAAAGTTTTTATAATGAGCAGTTTAAAAAATGGGATATTGGCGATATTATTGGCGCTATAGGTGTTTTATTCAAAACCAATGTAGGTGAATTATCCATTCGTATTAGTGATATTAAGTTGCTGACTAAGTCATTACGCCCACTGCCTGAAAAATTTCATGGATTAAGCAATCAAGAAATTCGTTATCGTCAGCGTTATGTTGATTTAATTATGAGTGAAAATTCGCGCAACACGTTTAAGCGTCGCAGTCAAATTGTCGGCTATATTCGCAATTTTTTTAATAATCATAATTTTATCGAAGTAGAAACGCCCATGTTGCAAACCATTCCAGGCGGCGCAATAGCCAAACCATTTGAGACGCATCATAATACATTAGACATGCCCATGTATTTGCGTATTGCACCTGAGCTTTATTTGAAGCGTTTAATTGTTGGTGGTATGGATAAAGTGTTTGAAATTAATCGTAATTTTAGAAACGAAGGACTTTCCACAAGGCACAACCCAGAATTCACCATGATTGAGTTTTACCAAGCCTATGCCACGTATCATGATTTGATGAATTTGACAGAAAGATTATTCCGTGGTATTGCACTTGACGTCTGCGATAGTGCTAATATTCATTACCAAGGCGATGATTTTGATTTCTCTAAGCCGTTTGAGCGTATCAGCGTGTTTGATTCAATTTTGCAATACAACCCAAGGTTAACAGCAGCCGATTTAAATCAGGATAACGCTAAAAAAACAGCAGAAGAATTAGGCATTCAAGTCAAAGAAAATTGGGGTTTAGGTAAAATTCAAATTGAAATTTTCGAAGCTACTGTTGAAGAAAAGCTCATTCAGCCCACTTTCATCACGCAGTATCCAACTGAAGTATCACCACTAGCACGGTGTAATGACGACAATCCATTTATTACCGACCGATTCGAACTGTTCATTGGTGGTCGTGAAATTGCCAATGGCTTTTCTGAACTTAACGATGCACAAGAACAAGCTGAACGTTTTAAAAAACAAGTCACAGAAAAAGACACAGGTGACGATGAAGCTATGCACTATGATGCTGATTATATTCGCGCCCTAGAATATGGTATGCCACCCACAGCGGGCGAGGGCATCGGCATTGATAGATTGGTGATGCTATTTACTGATTCACCATCAATTCGTGATGTGCTTTTATTTCCACATATGCGCCCCGAAGTAAAATGA
- the hisG gene encoding ATP phosphoribosyltransferase: MLTIALSKGRILKQTLPLLEKAGLIIAKEELNSRKLILDTNLVGVQVIIIRATDVPVFVQHGAADMGISGKDVLLEHGSNNLFEVLDLGIAKCKLMVAAESQDKLKQSTLKIATKYVNSAKRYFQKKSQSCEIIKLYGAMELAPKVGLAHCIVDLVDTGNTLKANGLIPLEHIEEISSRLVVNAASFKTKNAQIKSWIHNIEHSL, encoded by the coding sequence ATGCTAACTATTGCATTATCTAAAGGTAGAATTTTAAAACAAACGCTACCTTTACTTGAAAAAGCGGGTTTAATCATTGCCAAAGAAGAACTAAACTCACGTAAATTAATTCTTGACACCAATCTTGTTGGTGTTCAGGTTATTATCATTCGTGCAACTGACGTGCCTGTATTTGTACAACACGGTGCTGCTGATATGGGTATTTCTGGCAAAGATGTCTTGCTTGAGCATGGCTCTAATAATTTATTCGAAGTACTGGATTTAGGTATTGCTAAATGCAAACTGATGGTGGCTGCCGAATCACAAGACAAACTTAAGCAGAGCACACTTAAAATAGCCACTAAGTATGTCAATTCAGCCAAGCGTTATTTTCAAAAAAAAAGCCAGTCTTGTGAAATAATCAAACTTTATGGTGCAATGGAATTAGCACCTAAGGTTGGCTTAGCGCACTGTATTGTTGACTTGGTTGATACTGGCAACACCTTAAAAGCCAATGGCCTTATTCCACTTGAGCACATTGAAGAGATTAGCTCGCGCTTGGTGGTAAATGCCGCCTCATTTAAAACCAAAAATGCACAAATTAAGTCTTGGATTCACAATATTGAGCACAGCTTGTGA
- the uvrC gene encoding excinuclease ABC subunit UvrC, with product MPIKEKLQFLTTNPGVYQMFDKQDQVIYVGKAKNLKNRVSSYFVKTHEQNKTRVLVANIKDFKVIVTATETQALLLESELIKQYMPRYNILLKDSKSYPYIFISHDKHPRVGFYRGKKHQSAQYFGPYPSAHVVRDSLNLLKKIFKVRQCTNSTYRSRSRPCLEYQIGLCSAPCVNKISDENYQSDVLMMSLFLSGKGRETLEKVSKKMQFASQNLEFELAARLRDQLIDLRTIQEQHTSSASNDLDVVSIAQQDGVSGIEVLFIRSGKQIGQVFILPKNSNNQDIKQVLSAFLPLYYLGKNTPKQILISHKLSDKKTIASVLNTHIIDTPNKDKKYYLNIANLTAKENLNQSLLSRFRKKSTLVHLQVILELGKFPNYIECFDISHMMGEATVASCVVFEKGVPKVSQYCQFDIKNITPGDDYAAMNQVVYRRYSKLLKDKKPLPDIIFIDGGLGQLNQAIMVMNSIGVDDVQLVGIAKGERRKAGLETLITVKDDKVNKINLPPHDPALMLVNHIRDESHRFAIKNHRKKRASKRTTSILESIIGVGKLRRMALLNYFGGLQEVKKASIHEIQKVSGINLALATKIVEKLKG from the coding sequence ATGCCAATTAAAGAAAAGCTACAATTTTTAACCACCAATCCTGGTGTTTATCAAATGTTTGATAAGCAAGACCAAGTGATTTATGTAGGTAAGGCTAAAAACCTAAAAAATAGAGTATCAAGCTACTTTGTGAAAACACATGAGCAGAATAAGACTAGGGTTTTAGTTGCAAATATTAAGGACTTTAAAGTAATCGTTACTGCAACAGAAACTCAGGCTTTGTTGTTAGAGTCTGAACTAATTAAGCAGTACATGCCAAGATATAACATCTTGTTGAAAGATTCAAAAAGCTATCCTTATATTTTTATCAGCCATGACAAGCATCCTAGAGTGGGTTTTTATCGAGGTAAAAAGCATCAGAGTGCTCAATATTTTGGCCCCTACCCTTCGGCTCATGTGGTTAGGGATTCGCTTAATTTACTTAAAAAAATCTTTAAAGTTAGACAATGTACTAATAGTACTTACCGATCACGCTCCAGACCTTGTTTAGAATATCAAATAGGGCTATGTAGCGCACCTTGCGTTAACAAAATTAGCGATGAAAATTATCAATCAGATGTGTTGATGATGTCTTTGTTTTTGTCTGGCAAAGGTAGGGAAACCCTGGAAAAGGTGTCAAAGAAAATGCAATTTGCCTCTCAAAATTTAGAGTTTGAATTGGCAGCACGCTTGCGTGATCAATTGATTGATTTGCGCACCATTCAAGAACAACACACTTCAAGTGCCAGTAATGACTTAGATGTGGTTAGTATCGCCCAGCAAGATGGAGTAAGTGGTATTGAGGTGTTATTCATACGTTCTGGTAAGCAAATTGGGCAAGTATTTATTTTGCCTAAAAACTCAAATAACCAAGATATTAAACAAGTTTTATCTGCTTTTTTGCCTTTGTATTATTTGGGCAAAAACACCCCAAAACAAATATTAATTAGCCATAAGTTGAGTGATAAAAAAACAATTGCCTCAGTTTTAAATACGCACATTATTGATACACCAAATAAAGACAAAAAGTATTATCTAAATATTGCTAATTTAACCGCTAAGGAAAATCTTAATCAAAGTTTATTATCAAGATTTAGAAAAAAATCAACACTTGTGCATTTGCAAGTTATTTTGGAATTGGGCAAATTTCCTAATTATATTGAATGCTTTGATATTAGCCATATGATGGGCGAGGCAACTGTTGCCTCGTGCGTAGTATTTGAAAAAGGCGTACCAAAAGTGAGCCAATATTGCCAATTTGACATTAAAAATATTACCCCTGGTGATGATTATGCCGCAATGAATCAAGTTGTGTACCGGCGTTATTCTAAATTACTAAAGGATAAAAAGCCTTTACCAGACATTATTTTTATTGATGGCGGATTGGGGCAGCTCAATCAAGCCATCATGGTGATGAATTCAATCGGTGTGGATGATGTACAATTGGTAGGCATTGCCAAAGGAGAGAGGCGAAAAGCAGGGCTTGAGACTTTAATTACAGTTAAAGATGATAAAGTTAATAAAATCAATCTACCACCTCATGATCCTGCACTTATGTTGGTCAACCACATTCGAGACGAGTCACATCGTTTTGCAATTAAAAATCATCGAAAGAAACGCGCTTCAAAACGTACAACTTCAATACTAGAATCCATTATAGGCGTGGGAAAGTTACGCAGAATGGCACTGCTTAATTATTTTGGCGGTTTGCAAGAAGTGAAGAAGGCATCGATTCATGAAATTCAAAAAGTCAGTGGTATTAATTTAGCATTAGCGACTAAAATAGTTGAAAAACTTAAAGGTTAA
- a CDS encoding secondary thiamine-phosphate synthase enzyme YjbQ, whose product MSQQQLFIKTHRRGAIEITQQVNNVIAIQGHLVELCHVFVLHSSASLMITGSEDSDILLDVEDYLQKTVQDANPKYRHNNKGDFDMSGHIRTILTGEAKTIPIVDNKLGLGQFQGLFLYEHRAGENTRKLIITLS is encoded by the coding sequence ATGAGTCAGCAACAATTATTTATTAAAACCCACCGACGTGGCGCTATTGAAATTACACAACAAGTGAATAATGTTATTGCTATACAAGGTCATTTAGTTGAATTGTGCCACGTGTTTGTACTTCACAGTTCGGCATCACTTATGATTACTGGCAGTGAAGATTCAGATATATTATTAGATGTTGAAGATTATTTGCAAAAAACAGTGCAGGATGCAAACCCCAAATATCGACATAACAACAAAGGTGATTTTGACATGTCAGGACATATTCGCACAATTTTGACTGGTGAGGCTAAAACCATTCCTATTGTTGATAATAAATTGGGTTTGGGTCAATTTCAAGGGTTGTTTTTATACGAACATCGAGCCGGTGAAAACACTAGAAAATTGATTATAACGCTATCGTGA
- the hisD gene encoding histidinol dehydrogenase produces the protein MITKLTATQSDFQEKLASLLAWDNVSNKEVAQTVDNIITNVRNSGDRALIDYTNKFDGVNASSMKDLTIKLPVLKQAFDTLNEKQKSALTIAADRVRLYHEKQKQSTWSYTEDDGTMLGQKITPLDHVGLYVPGGKAAYPSSVLMNAIPAKVAGVESLIMVVPTPNGISNPLVLAAAYIVGITQVFTVGGAQAIAALAYGTKTIPKVDKIVGPGNIYVATAKRAVFGQVGIDMIAGPSEILIICDGKTNPDWIAMDLFSQAEHDENAQSILLCPDADFINQVEKSIAKLLPTMDRKAIIKTALKDRGALIHTKNMNEAIALSNQIAPEHLELSVENPQAMLDDIKHAGAIFMGRHTCESLGDYCAGPNHVLPTSGTARFSSPLGVYDFQKKSSLIMVSHQGANTLGEVAAILADGEGLQAHAQSAKYRINH, from the coding sequence GTGATTACTAAATTAACCGCCACACAATCTGATTTTCAAGAAAAACTTGCCTCATTGCTTGCATGGGATAACGTTTCTAACAAAGAGGTCGCCCAAACGGTTGATAATATTATTACCAATGTTCGTAATAGTGGTGATCGCGCTTTAATTGATTACACGAATAAATTTGATGGTGTCAATGCCTCTAGCATGAAAGATTTAACCATTAAGCTGCCTGTACTTAAACAAGCATTTGACACCCTTAATGAAAAACAAAAATCTGCACTAACCATAGCAGCAGACCGCGTACGCCTTTACCACGAAAAGCAAAAACAAAGCACTTGGAGTTATACAGAAGATGATGGCACAATGTTGGGGCAAAAAATCACACCACTTGATCACGTCGGTTTGTATGTTCCTGGTGGTAAAGCAGCTTACCCTTCTTCTGTTTTAATGAACGCCATTCCGGCTAAAGTTGCTGGTGTAGAGTCTTTAATTATGGTTGTGCCAACGCCCAATGGCATCAGCAATCCATTAGTATTAGCAGCAGCATATATTGTAGGCATCACTCAAGTATTTACAGTAGGTGGCGCACAAGCAATCGCAGCCCTTGCCTATGGTACAAAAACCATACCAAAAGTAGATAAAATTGTAGGTCCTGGTAATATTTATGTAGCAACAGCCAAGCGTGCAGTATTTGGCCAAGTTGGCATTGATATGATTGCTGGTCCTAGTGAGATTTTAATTATTTGTGATGGAAAAACCAATCCTGACTGGATTGCTATGGATCTATTTTCTCAAGCAGAACACGATGAAAACGCACAATCAATCCTACTATGCCCAGACGCTGATTTTATTAATCAAGTTGAAAAAAGCATTGCTAAATTATTACCCACCATGGATAGAAAAGCCATCATTAAAACCGCACTTAAAGACCGTGGCGCACTCATTCACACCAAAAATATGAATGAAGCCATTGCTCTATCTAATCAAATTGCACCTGAACATTTAGAGCTGTCTGTTGAAAATCCACAAGCCATGTTGGATGACATTAAACACGCAGGCGCAATTTTTATGGGCCGTCACACTTGTGAATCCTTAGGGGATTATTGCGCAGGGCCAAATCACGTATTACCCACCTCAGGTACAGCGCGTTTTTCATCCCCTTTGGGTGTGTATGATTTTCAAAAAAAATCAAGCTTAATTATGGTATCACACCAAGGCGCAAATACACTGGGTGAAGTAGCTGCTATCTTGGCGGATGGCGAGGGTTTGCAAGCCCATGCTCAATCTGCCAAATATCGAATAAATCACTAA